The following nucleotide sequence is from Kineobactrum salinum.
CGACAATGCCGCCACCACCCAGAAGCCGGAGCAGGTGATCGAGGCAATCAGCCACTATTACCGGCACGACAATGCCAATGTGCATCGCGGCGCCCATACTCTCAGTGACCGGGCCACAGTGGCTTTCGAAGGCGCTCGGGGCACCGTGGCCAGCTTTATCAACAGCGCCAGTACTTCAGAGGTCATCTGGGTACGGGGCGCCACCGAGGCAATCAACCTGGTGGCCCACAGCTGGGGCCGCAGCCAATTGCAGCCTGGCGACCAGATCCTGGTGTCCTTTCTGGAACATCATTCCAACATCGTGCCGTGGCAGCTGGTCGCCGCCGCGACCGGCGCCGAAGTAGTGCCCATCCCCATTACCACCCAGGGTGACATCGATCTCGATGCACTGGCAGGCCTGCTCGGTGAACGGGTCAGGCTGGTAGCGGTCAACCATGTCTCCAATGCTGTGGGCACCGTCAATCCGGTAGCCGAAATCACCCGCATGGCACATGCCGCCGGAGCATTGGTCATGGTTGATGGCGCCCAGGCCACCGCCCACATACCGGTGGATGTGCGCAGTATCGGCTGCGACTTCTATGCCTTTTCCGGCCACAAGCTGTTCGGGCCCACCGGCATCGGGGTACTGTGGGGCAGGGAATCCCTGCTGGAAGAGATGCCCCCTTCCTCGGCGGTGGCGAAATGATCGAGAGCGTCGCCTTCAGCGGCAGCAGCTGGAACAGCCTGCCCTTTAAATTCGAGGCTGGCACCCCCAATATAGCAGGAGCCATCGGTCTGGCCGCCGCGGTCGACTATCTCTCCGGAATCGACATGGTGGCAGCTGCGGAACACGAAGTGAAATTGCTTCAGCAGTCGGTGGCGCTGGGTGCCGAGGTAGACGGTTTGCGGCGGATTGGCGATCCTGCCCACTCAGTGGGTATTTTCAGTTTCCTGATCGAGGGCGTACACCCCGCCGACCTCGGCATGCTGCTGGACCAGCAGGGTGTCGCGGTGCGTACGGGACACCATTGTGCGCAGCCACTGATGAGCTACTACGGCTCACCCGGTGGCACCGCGCGAGCCTCCTATTCGCTGTACAACACAGCGCAGGAGGTCGAGCAATTGTTCGCGGCAATCCACAAGGCCAAGCGCCTGTTTGCATGAGAAGGTAGATTGTATGACCGTTGAGACTTTTGACATTAGCGCCGATGCAGTGCAGGTCAGCCCGGCTGCTGCCGCCCACCTGAAAAAGCAGTTGCAGTTGTCGGGTCGGCGCGCAGTGCGTGTCAGCGTTAAGGAAAGTGGCTGCACCGGCTACATGTACGTGCTGGACGAGGTGGACCAGAATCTGGCTGACGATATCGAGATGCATCTGGACAACGGCCTGGATCTCTATATCGACGCCGGTTCGCTGGCGGTACTGAAAGGTACCCGGCTGGATTTCGAGAAAGAGGGTGTGAACCGCACGCTCAAGTTTCACAACCCCAATGTCACTGCCGCCTGTGGTTGCGGCGAAAGCTTCAGCATCAGTTGATTCGGAATTACAGCCATGAGTGCCCAGGAAAAAACCCTGCTGACAACCCAGCGCGACTGCCCCGGCCGGCTGGTGCCGGTAGGCGACCCGGTGACGATACCCGCACACACCTTCGTCACCCTGACCCAGGCGCTGGGGGGTAATTACACCGTCATCCACAACGGCAACATGATCCGGGTGGACGGCACTGACGCGGACGCGCTGGGTCTCACAGCGCAGAAGCTCGATTTCGAGACCCCCGCGGATGGGCGCATCGACGAGGAACAGGTGTGGCAGGCACTGCGCACGGTGTACGACCCGGAAGTACCGGTGGACCTGGTGAATCTGGGGCTGATCTACAGCGTCGAGATAGACCAGGAGCAAGGCCGGGTGGCGATCAGCATGACGCTCACCGCGCCCGGTTGCGGCATGGGCCCGGTGCTGGTGGGCGATGTCAAATACCGCGTCGCCCAGGTTCCCCATGTCCGCACGGTGGAAGTGGAACTGGTTTTCGACCCGCCGTGGAACCGGGATATGATGTCCGAGGAGGCCAGGCTGGAAACCGGCCTGTTCTACTAAGGAGAAGCCGTCACCCATGTCCGCAACCGCCACCAGCCAGAATCCGTTCGGCCACAGTATTACCAGCGACGACATCGTGGACAGCCTGGGTTTTTTCGACGACTGGGAAGACCGCTACAAGTATATTATCGATCTGGGCAGGGAGCTGCCGCCGCTGCCCGATGAGTTGCATACCGGGGACCGGCTGGTGAAGGGCTGCCAGAGCCAGGTGTGGATAGACACCCATATCGAAAATGGCAGGCTGGAACTCGCGGTAGACAGCGACGCCTTTATCGTCAAGGGCCTGTTGGGCGTGGTGCTTGCCGCCTACAACGGCAAGACCCCGGCGGAAGTGCTGGCCTTCGATATAGACGCCTATTTTGGCGAACTGGACCTGCTGCGCCACCTCTCCCCGTCCGCGGCAATGGTCTGCGTGCGATGGTCACACGTATC
It contains:
- a CDS encoding HesB/IscA family protein; the protein is MTVETFDISADAVQVSPAAAAHLKKQLQLSGRRAVRVSVKESGCTGYMYVLDEVDQNLADDIEMHLDNGLDLYIDAGSLAVLKGTRLDFEKEGVNRTLKFHNPNVTAACGCGESFSIS
- the sufT gene encoding putative Fe-S cluster assembly protein SufT codes for the protein MSAQEKTLLTTQRDCPGRLVPVGDPVTIPAHTFVTLTQALGGNYTVIHNGNMIRVDGTDADALGLTAQKLDFETPADGRIDEEQVWQALRTVYDPEVPVDLVNLGLIYSVEIDQEQGRVAISMTLTAPGCGMGPVLVGDVKYRVAQVPHVRTVEVELVFDPPWNRDMMSEEARLETGLFY